Part of the bacterium genome is shown below.
GGGTGGATGCGTCGAATTCTCGTTATCGCCTTCGCCGCGGCCGCGGTCGCCGGGTCGGCCGCGCCGGCCTTCGCGGGCGCGTGGGCTCGCGGCTTCCTGCACAGCTATCATCGCCTGGGCGTCGCCTATTTCGTCTCCGAGCGCGATTTCAACGACGACGGCGAGATCGTCGATCACGAGCCGGACGGCAAGTACTACCAGGATCTTTCGGTCGCCTACTACGGCGAGCTTGGCGTGCTCGACAAGCTCGATTTCATCCTGAACGGCGTCTACAAGAACCAGTACGGCAAGATGCAGGTGATCGACACCGAAACGCTGAACGAGGTGAACCGCGAGGCGGAATACGGCGGTTTTGGCGACCTCGAAGTGGCCCTAAAGTATCAGTTCCTCGAAAAGCTGCTGGCCGCCGCCGTGCAGGGCACCTGGAAAACGCCCGCGATGTATGACCGCGACGCCAAACTCCCTCCGGGGCAGGGGCAAAACGATTTCGAGGCGCGCCTGGCCCTCGGCCGATCGCTCTGGCCGGTCCCCATGTACATCGGCCTGGAGGGCGCGTATCGATACCGCGACAATGTGCCGTCGGATGAGTGGCGCTATCTGGCCGAAGCCGGTGCGTCGGTATGGAAACTGTACGCGCGGGTAAAACTCGACGGCATCGCATCCGCCGGGACCGCGGACGACGACGCGGTTACGCGCGATCCGCAAGCCGGGCTCGAATACGCGCTCGGCAAGCTCGAGGGCACCGCCGGCGTCAAAATCTTTGGACCGATTTCCCTCGAAGGCTCTTACGCGCGCACGATCTACGGTCGCAACACGGCCCACGGCCAGACGATCGCGGGCGCGGTGGCAGCGGAATTTTAGGCGAAGGATCCATGCGACGTCAGACCCGCGATCACCGGGGAGCGGGCGGCGCCGTGCCGGTACGCGATCCGCGCGTTTGCCACGCGTGCCACGCCTCGCACGCGATCAGAAACGGCACGGGGGCGTATTCGATCGCCCAAACGAACGGGCCGGTCTCGAATCCGAGGCCCGCGGCGTGACGGACGGACGCAATATGCGCCAGGGGCAAGGTGAGGCCGAGCCACGCGACCGCGGGGCTCCACGCCAGCGGCAGGAACGCGAGCGCCCACGCTGCATACCACGGCATCATCGTCGGCGTGCCGAGCATGAAGACAAGCCCCAGCACCGCGCCCGTCCGCCAAAGGTCCACGCGATACCGAACGCACGCCGCGATCGCCGCGATCATCGCCGCGCCGACGACAAGCTTGGCGGGGGTGCGCCCGCCGAAAAGCCCGCGCAACGTGTCGAACGCGAATCCGTTGAATTCCCACGCGCTCGCATAACGCAAAAGGCCGGCGACAAGCGACGGCCCGGCGAGCGCGAAGGGGATGTACGCGGCGAATATCGCAGCGGCGACGCCGATCAAAAGGCGCGGACGCGTCATCCGGGCGGCAAAGGCGGGCAGAAAAACGAGCGGATAGAACTTCGAGAGAAGACCCGCGGCCAAAAGCGCCGCCGCGCCACGCTCGCGCGCGGACTCGAGCGTAACGATCGCCGCCACGAGAAAAAACACCCCCTGCACGTCAACGTGGCCGTGCCCCGCGAACTCGAACAGGGGGATCGGCGCCGCCAGCCAGATGACGGCGCGCCCGCGCGGCCGCTTGCGCCGGGCAAGCGCCATCGCGGCGCAAACCCCGATGCCCAAATCAAAAAACGCGGCGAGCGCCTTGTACGTCCCGGCGTCGTCGTCGATCGCGCCCGCGGCGGCAAAACCAAGCTGCGCCGCCGGCGGATAGACGGTCGGCACGGCCTTGTGGTTGATGTCCTCGAAATGTTCGCCGGCCAGCGCCGCGAGCGGATCGTTCGGCCGCGTCGCCTCGAACGGCGGATGCGCGTACGGATTCACGCCGTGGCGCAAAAGACGGCCGTCCCACAAATAGCGATAGACATCGCCCGAGAGCGCGGGCGGCATGGCGACAAACGCGACGCGCGCCGCGATCGCGATCGCGAACATCAGCACGAGGCCGCGCCTGTCTTCGATCATAGCGAGCGCGCGCGCGGCGACGATCCACGCCGCGCCGAGCACGATCGCGACGGCGACGAGCCCCGCTTCGTGCGCGAGGATGCGCGGCCAGGTCGCAAGCAAGGCGCCCGCCAGCGCTTGCGCGCCCATCGCGGCGAAACCCGCGCGCCGCGTTTTCAGGAAGGCCGCCATGCGTGTATGTATAACATCGAGCCGCGCCGCGCGTTGACACCATGATCGAAACCGTCGCCGCCATCGTCGTCTGGGGATACATCGCCACGCTCGCGGGCCTGGCCGTGTGGGGCGCGCACCGATACGCGCTGCTCTACCTTTTCCACCGCCACCGCGCGCATCGGCGCACGCCGCCGCCCGTGCCGTTTGACGAGCTGCCGCGCGTCACCGTGCAACTTCCGCTCTTCAACGAGATGTACGTCGCCGCGCGGCTCATCGACGCGGTGTGCGCGTTTGACTACCCGAAGGACAAGCTCGAGATCCAGGTGCTCGACGATTCGATCGACGAGACGCGCGCGGTCGTGGACGAGCGGGTCGCCGCGTTGCGCGAGCGCGGCGTGAACATCGCGGCGGTCCGCCGGCCGGGCCGCGAAGGCTACAAGGCGGGCGCGCTGCAATTCGGCCTGGCGTGCGCGACGGGCGAGTTCGTCGCCGTGTTCGACGCCGACTTCGTGCCGCGCCCGGATTTTCTTTCGCGGACGATCCATCATTTCACCGACGAGCGCGTTGGCATGGTGCAAACGCGGTGGACGCACATCAACGAGTCCGACTCGCTTTGCACCGCATGCCAGGCGCTTTACCTCGACGGACACTTCGTCATCGAGCACGCCGCGCGCAACTGGTCGGGGCGCTTTTTCAATTTCAACGGGACGGCGGGTATCTGGCGGCGCCGGGCGATCGAGGACGCGGGCGGCTGGGAGCACGACACGATCACCGAAGACCTCGACCTGTCGTACCGCGCGCAGATGCGCGGCTGGCGCTTCCGCTATCTGATCGACGTCGAGGCGCCCGGCGAGCTGCCCGCCTTGATCTCCGCCTTCCGCACGCAGCAGGCGCGCTGGGCGAAAGGCTCCATCGAAACGGCGCGCAAGATCCTGCCGCGCCTGTGGCGCTCGGATCTTTCGTTCGCGGTCAAACTCGAGGCGTCGTTCCACCTGCTCGCAAACCTCGCGTACCTGCTCGTGGGCGCGCTGTGCCTGCTTGCGGGGCCGAGCCTCGTGCTGCGTGTGCACATGGGGTGGCGCTCGATCGCGTGGCTCGACCTGCTGCTCTTCCTGTCGGTCTCCGCGTCGCTGTTCCTCTATCACGTGGAGGCGCGCCGGCAGATCGGGCGCCCGTGGCGGGATGTCCTCTGGCGGATGCCGCTTTTGATGGCGCTCGGCATCGGCATGGCGCCCAACAACGCCCGCGCGGTTTTGCAGGGCCTCGCCGGCCGTACGAGCGCGTTTGTCCGCACGCCGAAGCATGGTGACGCGCGCGGCGCCGCGGCGGCGCGCGTGCGTTATCGCCCGACCGTGGACGGACTCCTCGTGGTCGAGATGCTGCTGGGGCTTTCGTTTCTGTTGCCGATTTCGTACGCGATCCGCTACGAGGTTTGGGCGTCGCTGCCGTTTCTCGTCCTTTTCCTTTTCGGCTACACCTGGGTCGCCGGCATGTCGCTCTGGCAGCGCGCCGCGCCGATCATCGCCGGCCTCTGGGAAAAATGCCCGCGCATCGTCCGGCAGGCGGCGTGATGGAATCGCATTTTCAACACGAAGGCACAAAAAGCACAAAGCGCACCAAGACCATTTTGTGCGTCCTTCGTGTCCTTCGTGCGTTTGTGTTGAATTGCGATCCCGACTCCGTCGTCGCGGCCGCTCCATGACGCGCGTGGCGATCGTCATCCCCGCGCTCAACGAATCCGCCTCAATCGGGCTTGTGCTTTCGGAGATTCCGCGGGACCTCGCCGGCCGCGTCATCGTCGCCGACAACGGATCGACCGACGGCACCGCGGCCATCGCACGCGAGCACGGCGCGATCGTCGTCGCTGAACCGCATCGGGGCTACGGTGCCGCGTGCCTGGCGGGTCTTGCCGCGCTTAGCGCCGATCCGCCGGATGTCGTGCTTTTCCTCGATGCGGACCGCTCGGACTATCCCGAAGACGCGCGCGCGGTGCTCGAAAAAATCGCGGAAGGATACGACCTTGTCATCGGCAGCCGCGCGCGGCTCGCGGGGCCGGGCGCGCTGTTGCCGCAGGCGCGATTTGGCAACCGGCTCGCGACTTTTCTCATCCGCGTGCTGTTTGGAGTGCGCTTTACGGATCTCGGTCCGCTGCGCGCGGTGACGTGGAAGGCGCTTTCCTGTATCGCGATGGAAGATCGCGGCTTTGGCTGGACGGTCGAAATGCAGGCGCGCGCCGCGCGGCTCAGGCTGCGTTGCACGGAGGTGGATGTGCGCTACCGCAAGCGCCACGGTGACAAGTCGAAGGTCACCGGCACGTTGCGTGGCACCGTGATGGCGGGCGCGAAAATTCTGTATGTGATATTCCGCGAGCGGTTCGCGGCGAAGCGGTCGCGTTGATGGACATCATGGACGTTGTGGACCGAATGGACATTGCGGACGCTTACCGGTGCGAGAGCCATTCCACATGCCGCACTTGCCACTTGCGATGACCGTCCAGCCTTCCTGCCTTCCAGGCTGCCAGACCTTCAGCCTTCTTACACCTCGTTGACCTGCGTCGACAGGTAGTGCGCAAGACCCATCTGGTCGATGAGTTCGAGCTGCGCTTCGAGCCAGTCCACGTGCCCTTCTTCATCGGAAAGCAGCTTCTGGAACAGGTCGCGGGACCCGTTGTCCCCCGCCGAAACGCACAGCTTGATCGAGTCGTTGTAAAACTTCACGGCCTCTTTTTCGAGCGCGAGATCGCTTTTGATCTGCTCGGGCACCGTCTTGCCGATCTTGATCTTGTGCAGGTTCTCCATGACCGGCAGCCCTTCGAGGTAGAATATGCGTTCGAGCAGCTCCTCGGCGTGAACCATCTCGCCGATGGAGTTCGCGCGGATCGTCTTGTACAGGCGCTTGTAGCCCCAGTTCGAGCACATCTCCGCGTGGACGAAATACTGGTTGATCGCCGTCAGCTCGCTCTGGAGCGCCGTCACCAACGCCTCGATGACCTTTTCGTTGCCTTTCATACAAACCCCCTCCGTTCCCCGCGATGACCGCGGCGTTGCGGCTTTTCTAGCCTACCGGCGGATGATTCCACAAGGGAATTCGTGCCCGAATCGCGGGAGCTGTGATATGTTCGACATTCCATGAAACCCCCGTCCGTCTCGTGCGTGTTTCCCTGCCTGAACGATCGCGGCACGATCGCGGGCATGGTGCTGGCCGTGCACTACGTCCTCACCGACGCGGGCGTGGAGCACGAGATCGTCGTGGTGGATGACGGCAGCACCGACGGCGCGCGTGAGTTGCTGACGCGTATGGCCGAGTCGGTCCCGCCTTTGCGCGTCGTGGTACACGACACCAACCGGGGCTACGGCGGCGCGATCGCAAGCGGCTTTGCCGCATGCACGAAGGACTGGATTTTCTACACGGACGGCGACGCGCAGTACGATCCCGCGCAGATCGCGCTGCTTTTGCCCGAGGCGGCGGACGACGTGGACGTCGTGCAGGGTTACAAGCTCAATCGCGGCGACCCGCCGCACCGCATTCTGCTCGGCGCGATCTACCAATATCTCATGCGTTTCGCGTTCAACCTGTCCATCCGCGACGTGGACTGCGACTTCCGCCTCATTCGCCGCGCGTTTCTGGATCGCGTCGTGCTGACAAGGCGCTCGGGCGCGATCTGCGTGGAGATGTGCCGCAAATTCGACGACGCCGGCGCGCGTATCCGCGAGGTCGGCGTCCGGCACACGTTCCGCGTTTACGGCAAGAGCCAGATCTTCAATGTGAAGCGCCTTGTCGTCTCGCTCGCGCAGCTCGGTGGCCTGTGGTGGGAGCTTGTCGCGCGCCCGCGCCTTTCGCGAAGTCGCGTCGCAACGTCAGAGCCGCGCGCGTCAGAGCCGCGCGCGTCAGAGGCGCGACCGTCAGAGCCGCGAACGTCAGAGCCGCGAACGTAAGGGAGCGGGTGGTTTCGCAATGGACGAAATGAACGTCCATGTGCGTCGCGCCTGCGCGGCGGATCGCGATGCATTCCCAATTCCCCATTCGAATCACTCGCCCCGCAACTCCTTCGCCGTGTCGTTCCGAACGAGAAACGTGTACGACTTGCCGTCTTCCGCCGCCGTCAGCACGCGGTAGCTCTCCATCTCCGGCCGGCCGGTGAATGCGTCGCCGGGAAAGATGCGCGCAATCGCGGTGGCGCGCTCCATCGGGTGCTCGAGCCAGAACATCGGCGGGTACGGCAATAGGAAGTGGGGCATGTGCTCGAGGACAACCTCCGGCGCGACGACGCCGAACGTCGTGTAGCGGTCCTCGTAGATCGCGCGACCGCGCCGCGCGATCTCGATCGAATTAAGCCCCCACGTGTCGAGAACGCGGCAATCCGTGAAATACGCGAACACGCCCGCGAGGTCCGTGGCCAACTCGCGCTCCGGTGTGCAAAGCGACGCGAACGAGCGCGCCACCGCCTCGTGCCCGCGCGCCAGCCAGGTGTTGCGCCCGACGTAATAATTCTGCCAGCGGCCGATGCCGGTGACGGGAAACGCGCGCAGGTAAAGTTCGCGATCGCCGGGGCGCTCCTTTTGAATCGCGTCGAATTTCTCGCCGAAGGGAAACCACACCCACTGCCCGACTCCGGCGACAAGCGCAAGCGCGACGCCCGCGGCGATCTTCGGCCACGCGCGCGTGCGCGGCGCGTCGGCGACCGCCGCGTTGATCGACGCGGGCAGTTGCGCGGCGCGCGCGAGGCCCGCGAAGCCCATTGCGAACACGAGCGGCACGGCCGGAAGCACGAAGCGGTACGCGGGCATCATGTCGCCGCCGACCCACACGCTCTCGAAAAGGTGCCAGCCGGCAAGGAGCGCGGGGAGAACAACCGAAAGCCGCGCCCGAAGCGCGACGGCGAAATACGCCGCGGCCGCCAGAGGAAGGTAGAGCTGCATGCCGTGGACGGCCTGACCAAGGTACGCGAACCCGCCCACGATGCGCAGGTTCGCGGCGTACGCCGCGCTCATCTTCGCCTGATACGTATTCGGCGCAAGCTCGCCGTAATACGACCATCGCCACGCAAAATACGCGACCCAGGCCGCCGCCGCGACGCCGAGCGCCATCACCACCTGCGCCCGGTTTTCGCGATGCCGCGCGTGCCCGAAGCGCGTCAGCGTCGATGCGGCGACGCACGCCCCCGCGATGCCAAGCGGCACAAAACCGTCAAATCGCGTCAGCGCGGCCAACGTGAACAGCGCAAGTCCCGGCGCCACGGATCGGCCGTCGTCAAACGCGCGTGCGAGCGTCAGCGCGCCCGAGACGATCAGCGTCAGAAATAGCAGCGTCTCCATCCCGGCGTTGACGTAGATCGCGAACGCGCTTGTCGCCGCGATGGCGATGGCCGTCGCGTGCGCGGGCCAATCGGCTTCCACCGCCGCGCGAAGCGTGTCCGGCGGCGGCGTGTCGGGCGTCTCGTCGAGCGGGATTTCGCGGCCGATCGCCGTCAGCCGCCGCGCCAAGAGCGCCGAGGCGGGGATCAGCACAAGGCCGCAAACAAGCAGCAGGAACTGCATCGCGGCCAACACGCCGTCCTGGCCGAAAGCGGCGTAAGCGCCGGCCGAGAGCATCACCCAAAGAAAATTCGTGTAGCCCTCGCACATCTCGTCCGGGCGATAGATCAGCTCGCCCCACTCGACGAGATGTTTGCCGTACGCAAACGAGATGTAAGCGTCGTCCACCCAATACGGCATGAATCGCGCGGCGTGCGCGACAAAAACAATCTGCGCGCACAGCACAACCGCGACAAACAGCGAGGTGCGCCGCGACATTGAGGGATTCGCTTCGGGCATGGCGCGGAATGTAGACGAGGACGCGGAAAATAGGAATCCGGCGGGAGGATCGATGATGGCGGATTGAGGATTGAGTGGAAACACAACGCGCGCCGCGACCTCGCTTGCGGACTCGGGCGACGCACCGCCCGCCGGCCTTTACCCCCGCCGTGTCCTCCGCGCCTTCTCCGTGTCCGCTGTGTACCGCCGAAATGCGATTCCCTAAGATGTCCGCATGTCGCGCGAGTCCGATTTCATCGCCGAGCTTGTGCGTCGCTTCGGAACGGACGCGCGCGGCTCGTCGCTCGTCACCGGCATCGGCTCGGACTGCGCGGTGCTGGCGCCGGTTAAGGGCGCATTACCGATCGTCACGACGGATACCGCTGTTGACGGTGTGCATTTCGATCTTTCGTTCATGACGCGCGCCGACGCGGCGTATCGCGCAATCGCGTGCGCGCTGTCGGACCTTGCCGCGGGCGGCGTCGATCCCGCGCACGCGCCGCTCGTGCTTCTGTCGGTCATCCTGCCGCGCGAAATCGACGGCGCGGGGATGGGCGAGTTGCTCGACGGATTCGCGGGCGCGCTCGCCGACGCCGGCGCGGTGCTCGCCGGCGGCGATACGGTCATCGCGTCCACACTCGCCATCAGCGTGACGGCGATCGGTTTTGCGCCGCGCCCGATGACGCGTATCGGCGCGCGCATCGGCGACGCGGTATGCGTCGCGGGATATGTCGGAGGCGCGATGGAGGCGCTGCGTATCCTGCGTGAAGGCGGCAGTCCCGGGAGCGCAGGCGTCCCGCCTGCTTCGGACGCCGGAAACGCCGCCCCCGGGACCGCCGCCCCTGGGAACGCCGAGTTCCAGCTCGGCCTTGGGACCGCCGCCCCTGGGAGCGCCGAGCTCCAGCTCCGCCATTTGCTCGCGTATTACCTCCGCCCGCGCCCGCTGCTCGCTCTCGGCCACCGCCTCGCCGCCGCGGGCGCGACGGCATGCGCGGACATCTCCGACGGACTTTTGCTTGACGCGCAACGCATCGCCGAACAAAGCGGTGTCGCGATGCGAATCGCGCTCGACGCGATTCCGCTGGCGCCGGAGCTTTTTCACGAAGATGAGTCCGGCCGAGCGACGGCTCGGCGCTCCCGGGACCGCGACGCGTTCATCCGAGCCGCGACGGGCGGGGACGATTACGCGCTCGTCTTTACGGTCGCGCCGGAAAACGTCGCGGCGGCGAAGCAGGCCGCGCGCGAGGCGGGCGTGCCGATCGCGCGCGTCGGCGAGGTGACGGACGGCGGCGCGAGGCGCGTTATCGCGACGTGGGACGGCGAGGCGATGGAGATTGAAAAGCGCGGCTTCGAACATGAGTGAAACGCGAAACATCCGCGGCAACGTCAGCCCGAGCACTTCCGTCATCCCGCGCGCCGCCGTCATCCCGCGCGCTTCCGTCGTCCCGAGCGCTTCCGTCATCCCGAGCGCGTCTGTCATCCTGAGCGAAGCGAAGGATCTGGCCGGCCCCGGAAGACGCGTACGCACAGGAACGAATCGCGTCCAACGGACGACCCGCGGCGACCCTCCGCCGGCTCCGCGGCTCCGCGTGACATTGGTCATCGTTTTCTTCGCGCTCGCGCTCTCTGTCGCGTGCGCCGGCAAGGACAAGCGCGTCGAGCCCGGAACCGCGCGCATTTCTCCGACCGGCAAGATCGTCGCCGGCACGCCCGTCATTTGGCGCATCGCGTACGCCGCGCCGAAAGGCGGTCTCGCCAAGGGCGGGGCGGTCATCGTGCTTTTTCCCCAGGACTCGTTTGTTCACGAACATAAAAACCCGAAGAAGTTGGCGCGCGCCCGCATCGACATCGAGGCGTTGCCCGTCGACGTCGGGATCGCGCCGCATTACGACAGGTACGTACGTGTCACCATGCCGCGGGCGGTCGCCGCCGGCGAGATCATCGACGTCGACATCGGCACGGGTGAAGGCGAGGATGCGCCGCCGGCGCTGCTCGCGCCCCGAGGCGCGCAACCGTCGTTCGCACCGCTTATCCTTGTCGACGCGGCGGGCGACGGCCATTTCGAGCGCGCCGCGTCAGAGGATTATGCGGAGATCGTCGCCGGTCCCGCGGTGCGCGCCCAAATCGTCGCGCCGTCGCGCGCTGGCGTCGGCGAAAACATCCGCGCGGTCGTTCGCGTACTCGATGCGTTCGGCAACCTTGCCGCGCCGGCCGGCGACCTGAATGTCATCATCCGCGACGATTCGGGCGACGATTCCTACAATCCGCCGCCGCCCCACGCGACGGGCGAGGCATGGGCGAACATCGCGGCGGGGCGGTACGAAAAGACGGGCTATCGCTGGCTTGCCGCGAGCTTCGGCGGCGCGCTGCCGGACGTGACCTCCAATCCCATCGCCATCGATGACGCGAGGACGACCCGCGCGACGCACTTCGGACTTCTCGGCGCGCAAAGCGACGCGGGATACGGCGCGCTTCCGGCGCGGGATTTGCTCGACCTCGCGGCTGGTCCCGCGGCGCTGGATTTTGTCGCCATCACCGATCCGGCGTGGACGCTCGATGACGCCCGATGGGCCGAGCAAAAACTGCTTTGCCGCGAATCGCGCCGGCTTGGCGCGTTTATTCCGCTGCTGGCGTACAACGTCGCGTACGGCGACATGGCCGCTGCGATCGCGCCGGACTGCGACGCCGATATCAATCGCCTCGCGGCCGGGACCGGCGACCCGTGGCGCCTTGCGATCGACGCTCCCGACGCCGAGCCGTGGGCGCCGGCGTCCGCCGCGTACTTCGGCAGCCCGTCGGACGTGCTCGAGGTTGGGCGGCAATCGAACGCGCGCGTGCTGCTTGTGCTGTACGCGAACGAAGATGGTCACCTGGTGCGTCGCGCGCAGGGCATCGCGGCGGGCGGCGTGTATGACGGCGCGGAACGATCGACGCTGAAAAAAGGCATCGAACGGGCGCTCGATCGCGGTTGGCGTTTCGGTTTCGCGGCGCTCGGCGACGGCGCGCGCGCATTCCGCGATCTCATCGACCGGCCGCTGACCGCCGTCACGACCGGTGCGATGACGCGGCGCACGATTTTCGCCGCGCTCGAACGCGGGCGCACCTACGTCACAAGCGGCGCGCGAATCCTGTTATCGGTCGACATCGACGGCAAGCGCCCCGGCGACACGCCCGCGACGGCATTCGACGGCAAGATCACGATCGACGCGGCGGGCACGGCGCCGATCCGGTCGATCGATATCCATCGAGATGGCTCATTCGCACACCGCCACAAGCAGGCGGGCGAAACGCGCGCCGCGCATGTCGAGTGGGTCGACAAAAATTTCGACCGCCCATCCTGGTATCACGTGCGCGTGACGCAGGCCGACGGCGCGTGGGCGGTGTCGAGCCCGATCTTTCTGGCGCACCCGGACTGGGCGCGCGTGGACGAGTTCGCGGCAACGGATTTCGGCGACGCGGTCGAGGTGTCGTTCAACGGCGCATCCGGCGGCGGCACGAAAGGCTTTCGCCTTTGGCGGCGTTTCGGCAACGAGGCCGACGGCGATCCGCGGAACTACGAACGGATCGGCGACGAGTTGTATGCGCCGGGCGAGACGGTCTTTCGCGACGACGCGCTTTCGACGCGCGGCGTCGTGACCTGCTATCTTCTCGAAGAGGTCAACGCGGCGGGCTCGCGCGCCATCGGCCCGGCGGTCGTTATCGCGAAAACGCCCGTGCGCATGACGGATGACAAGGAACGGCTCGTGCTGCCCTACGACATTCCGCAAACGTGCGTTCCGAGAATCGAAATCGCCGATCTTGGCCGCGGCGTGGTACGCACCATCGTCGAGCCCGAGCGCGGGCCGGGCCGCTACGAGGTGGAGTGGGACATGACCGATGCGCGAGGCCGGCGCGTGGAAACCTACACCCGTTACCGCGTTCATTGCGGGCCGCACGCCGGTCCGCCAGTGCCCATTGTCGTGTCGCCGATCCGGACCGAGGATGTCTCGCTCAAGGGGCATCAATATCCCGTGTCAATTCCGAAGACAAAAAAATTCCAGGCCGCGGGAGGCACGAAGTGAGCGACGCCGCGCGCGACGATCAGAGCCGCGACCGTAAGGGAGCGGGTGCGTCCGTTCCGGTACACACGGGGTCGTCCGAGATTCGCCGCGTCGCGATCGTCGGCGGCGGCCCCGGCGGCGCGCTGCTCGCGTGGCTGCTCGCGCGCGACGGCTACGAGGTTGATCTTATCGAGTCGCGCCCCGACGCGGACAAGGCGTGCGGCGGCGGCGTCACCGCATCGACAATCGACATCGTCCCGGAGCTCGACGATCTCGGCGTCCCGTATGCCGCCATCACGCGCCTTCGAGCGACCTCCCCCGGCGGGCGCGAGTCGATGACCGCGCTCGACCCGCCGCTGCGCAACTATCGCCGGCACGATTTCGACTCCGCGCTGCGGCAAAAGGCCGTCGACGCCGGCGCGCGCCTTCACATCGATCGCGCGCGCACCTTCGCGCGGCGCGACGGGCGATGGTTCGTCAACGGCGACATCGAGGCGGACTTCCTTGTCGGCGCGGGCGGCGCGTCTTGCCCCGTCCGGCGCCTCGTGCGCGGCGAAAGTGAATCGACGGAATCCGTGCTGACAACGGGGTGGTTCATCCCGGGCACGTTCGAGCCGGTGGTGGACATCCGCTTTTTTCCCGGCGTCGCCGGATACGCCTGGTGGTTTCCGCGCCCAAACGACGTTTCGTTCGGCATCGTGTGGGGACGCGGCACGATCTCGCGCGACGACGCGCGCGGCCTGCTGCGGGGTTATTTGCACGACCGATTTCGCGATGTGGCTCTTGGCGACGCCATCCCGTACGCCGCGCCGTGCCCTTGCCTTGCCGCGGGCACGTTCTGGAACCGGAAATACCAGGCCGAGGGCGTCGCGCTCATCGGCGATTCCGCGGGGCTCTGCGATCCCGTCACGAGCGAGGGCATCCGCCACGCGCTTCATTCCGCGAAGCTGTTGCATCGGGCGATCGCCCAGGGCGCCCCCAAACGCTACTACCCGCTCATCGCCGAGAGCATCCTGCCCGAACTGCACAGCGCCGCGGCGTGGCGGCGCGCCTTTTATCGCGGGTGGTTTTTGCGCGCGGGGTTCGGCATGGCCTCGCGCTCCCCGTCCGCGCGAAAGATCATCGCCGACTTCGCGCTTGGCGGAAAATCCGTCGGCGACGCGATGGCCGATTTGGGGCGCGGCTTGCCGGCGATGCTGCTTGAATCGGCGCGAGGATCGAGGATCGAGGATTGAGGATTGGGGATCGAGCCAAAAGCGGCCGTGCCGGCGCGAATCGTTTCCGCCCAACGTACGTCGCGGCCGTCGCCTTGTTGTTTTTATTTTGCGCATCCTGCGTCTCCACCGGCGGCGCCCCCGAGACCGAAAACGCGGCGGCGCCGCCAATCGTCGTGCGCGACGCGAGAAATC
Proteins encoded:
- a CDS encoding glycosyltransferase 87 family protein, encoding MAAFLKTRRAGFAAMGAQALAGALLATWPRILAHEAGLVAVAIVLGAAWIVAARALAMIEDRRGLVLMFAIAIAARVAFVAMPPALSGDVYRYLWDGRLLRHGVNPYAHPPFEATRPNDPLAALAGEHFEDINHKAVPTVYPPAAQLGFAAAGAIDDDAGTYKALAAFFDLGIGVCAAMALARRKRPRGRAVIWLAAPIPLFEFAGHGHVDVQGVFFLVAAIVTLESARERGAAALLAAGLLSKFYPLVFLPAFAARMTRPRLLIGVAAAIFAAYIPFALAGPSLVAGLLRYASAWEFNGFAFDTLRGLFGGRTPAKLVVGAAMIAAIAACVRYRVDLWRTGAVLGLVFMLGTPTMMPWYAAWALAFLPLAWSPAVAWLGLTLPLAHIASVRHAAGLGFETGPFVWAIEYAPVPFLIACEAWHAWQTRGSRTGTAPPAPR
- a CDS encoding glycosyltransferase → MIETVAAIVVWGYIATLAGLAVWGAHRYALLYLFHRHRAHRRTPPPVPFDELPRVTVQLPLFNEMYVAARLIDAVCAFDYPKDKLEIQVLDDSIDETRAVVDERVAALRERGVNIAAVRRPGREGYKAGALQFGLACATGEFVAVFDADFVPRPDFLSRTIHHFTDERVGMVQTRWTHINESDSLCTACQALYLDGHFVIEHAARNWSGRFFNFNGTAGIWRRRAIEDAGGWEHDTITEDLDLSYRAQMRGWRFRYLIDVEAPGELPALISAFRTQQARWAKGSIETARKILPRLWRSDLSFAVKLEASFHLLANLAYLLVGALCLLAGPSLVLRVHMGWRSIAWLDLLLFLSVSASLFLYHVEARRQIGRPWRDVLWRMPLLMALGIGMAPNNARAVLQGLAGRTSAFVRTPKHGDARGAAAARVRYRPTVDGLLVVEMLLGLSFLLPISYAIRYEVWASLPFLVLFLFGYTWVAGMSLWQRAAPIIAGLWEKCPRIVRQAA
- a CDS encoding glycosyltransferase family 2 protein; the protein is MTRVAIVIPALNESASIGLVLSEIPRDLAGRVIVADNGSTDGTAAIAREHGAIVVAEPHRGYGAACLAGLAALSADPPDVVLFLDADRSDYPEDARAVLEKIAEGYDLVIGSRARLAGPGALLPQARFGNRLATFLIRVLFGVRFTDLGPLRAVTWKALSCIAMEDRGFGWTVEMQARAARLRLRCTEVDVRYRKRHGDKSKVTGTLRGTVMAGAKILYVIFRERFAAKRSR
- the bfr gene encoding bacterioferritin, which produces MKGNEKVIEALVTALQSELTAINQYFVHAEMCSNWGYKRLYKTIRANSIGEMVHAEELLERIFYLEGLPVMENLHKIKIGKTVPEQIKSDLALEKEAVKFYNDSIKLCVSAGDNGSRDLFQKLLSDEEGHVDWLEAQLELIDQMGLAHYLSTQVNEV
- a CDS encoding glycosyltransferase family 2 protein; protein product: MKPPSVSCVFPCLNDRGTIAGMVLAVHYVLTDAGVEHEIVVVDDGSTDGARELLTRMAESVPPLRVVVHDTNRGYGGAIASGFAACTKDWIFYTDGDAQYDPAQIALLLPEAADDVDVVQGYKLNRGDPPHRILLGAIYQYLMRFAFNLSIRDVDCDFRLIRRAFLDRVVLTRRSGAICVEMCRKFDDAGARIREVGVRHTFRVYGKSQIFNVKRLVVSLAQLGGLWWELVARPRLSRSRVATSEPRASEPRASEARPSEPRTSEPRT
- a CDS encoding thiamine-phosphate kinase, whose amino-acid sequence is MSRESDFIAELVRRFGTDARGSSLVTGIGSDCAVLAPVKGALPIVTTDTAVDGVHFDLSFMTRADAAYRAIACALSDLAAGGVDPAHAPLVLLSVILPREIDGAGMGELLDGFAGALADAGAVLAGGDTVIASTLAISVTAIGFAPRPMTRIGARIGDAVCVAGYVGGAMEALRILREGGSPGSAGVPPASDAGNAAPGTAAPGNAEFQLGLGTAAPGSAELQLRHLLAYYLRPRPLLALGHRLAAAGATACADISDGLLLDAQRIAEQSGVAMRIALDAIPLAPELFHEDESGRATARRSRDRDAFIRAATGGDDYALVFTVAPENVAAAKQAAREAGVPIARVGEVTDGGARRVIATWDGEAMEIEKRGFEHE